In a single window of the uncultured Dysgonomonas sp. genome:
- a CDS encoding AraC family transcriptional regulator: protein MKNAILRELTPLSKEDCFTIFSRIKKEFTYPIHTHIEYELNYIENAKGARRVVGDSIESIDDMELTLITGSNLSHAWLNGKCRTKEIKEITIQFHPDLIDKDLLQRNQFKSMKVLFENAKKGVTFSKDTILKVRSRLLDLASRRDGGHSVLNLFSILYDLSLSTNIIILSSSSFADYDFSSDSINIDKVYKYLQDNYNKPLRHKNVAGLLNMSETAFSRFVKRSTGGRNYVDLLNDIRLGYACRMLIDTTNNVAEICFACGFNNLSNFNRVFRKKKNCTPSEFRENYQGTRILL from the coding sequence ATGAAAAATGCCATATTAAGAGAGCTAACGCCCTTATCTAAGGAAGACTGTTTTACTATCTTTTCACGGATAAAAAAAGAATTTACATATCCTATTCATACGCATATCGAATATGAGCTCAATTATATTGAGAATGCAAAAGGGGCTAGACGAGTTGTTGGAGACAGTATAGAGAGTATAGATGACATGGAATTAACTCTTATTACTGGCTCGAACTTAAGCCATGCATGGCTAAATGGTAAATGTAGAACGAAGGAAATAAAAGAAATAACAATTCAATTTCATCCCGATTTGATAGATAAAGATCTATTGCAAAGAAATCAGTTCAAATCAATGAAGGTATTGTTTGAGAATGCAAAAAAAGGTGTTACATTCTCGAAAGATACTATTCTAAAAGTAAGAAGCAGATTGTTAGACCTAGCAAGTAGACGTGATGGAGGGCATTCTGTTTTGAATTTATTCTCTATTCTGTATGATTTATCCTTATCCACCAACATTATTATTTTATCAAGTTCTTCTTTTGCTGACTATGATTTTTCTTCCGACTCGATAAATATCGATAAAGTATACAAATATTTACAGGATAATTATAATAAACCGTTACGGCACAAAAATGTTGCTGGTCTTTTGAATATGTCAGAAACAGCTTTTAGCCGTTTTGTAAAAAGATCTACAGGAGGACGCAATTATGTCGATTTACTTAATGATATACGTTTAGGATATGCATGCCGTATGCTTATTGACACTACAAACAATGTTGCTGAAATATGTTTTGCTTGCGGCTTTAATAATCTGTCAAACTTTAATAGAGTATTCAGGAAGAAGAAAAATTGTACCCCTAGCGAATTTCGCGAAAATTATCAAGGTACACGGATCTTGTTGTAA
- a CDS encoding SusC/RagA family TonB-linked outer membrane protein, giving the protein MTKDYLSRKDRKRFCLTYLSGKTTLVLSLMLFLFVLGNNTINSAENTIKVTGSEGIAQSPITITGKVVDKTGEPLIGVSVTVKNEKTGTITELDGSYKINVKNTDAILVFSYLGYLNQEIKVGNKNTINVTLDENTKMLDEVVVVGYGTMKKSDLSGAVVQVKADELLAGNPSSSINQALQGRLAGVSVTQDDGAPGGGINLQVRGINSFSTDSQPLYIVDGIPFVPPTSPQSAENRDNSVEPTGNALSFINPHDIASIEVLKDASATAIYGSRGANGVVIITTKQGEKGKPKIEFTTNISISSLRKKVEVLDAYHYARYRNEQQDNGAFYDGGSFTQYTYPTPGIWKYTTNNGTVVNGEYTPSPEDFLSPGWYSGTDPAGGVWNQWVEGTDWQDQIFQTGISQEYNLQISGANDRGNYSFSGNYTTQDGIIENTGFDRYTLRANIGQKITRNITVGLNLNYTNSVTDFAKGNSLDYSILRSALLYPSTIYYGDYSQSEDLLWLSANPRTYVESAKNELASSNIFASSYLSVNLMKGLTFRQNLGLNNFFNERSTYYNRDTGEGRLGTTNGRGGWSDNRRSHTTTESMLTFNKVFNKIHXYNKPLRHKNVAGLLNMSETAFSRFVKRSTGGRNYVDLLNDIRLGYACRMLIDTTNNVAEICFACGFNNLSNFNRVFRKKKNCTPSEFRENYQGTRILL; this is encoded by the coding sequence ATGACAAAAGACTATTTATCGAGAAAGGATCGGAAGAGGTTCTGCCTGACATATCTGTCTGGCAAAACGACCTTGGTATTAAGTTTAATGCTTTTCCTATTTGTGTTAGGCAATAATACGATAAACTCAGCTGAGAATACGATAAAAGTGACAGGTTCAGAAGGAATTGCTCAGAGTCCGATAACTATTACAGGAAAAGTAGTGGATAAAACCGGAGAACCTCTAATCGGAGTGAGTGTCACTGTAAAAAATGAAAAAACGGGAACTATTACAGAACTAGATGGTTCGTATAAAATTAATGTAAAGAATACGGATGCAATTCTCGTATTTTCTTATTTGGGGTATCTTAATCAGGAGATAAAAGTTGGCAACAAGAATACAATTAATGTAACTCTTGACGAAAATACGAAAATGCTGGATGAAGTAGTCGTTGTCGGATACGGAACAATGAAGAAGAGTGATTTATCAGGAGCAGTAGTCCAAGTAAAAGCAGACGAATTATTAGCCGGAAATCCGTCATCGAGTATCAATCAAGCTCTCCAAGGACGCTTAGCCGGCGTATCCGTAACACAAGACGATGGAGCTCCGGGAGGGGGGATTAATTTGCAGGTACGTGGCATCAACTCATTCTCAACAGATTCTCAACCATTATACATTGTGGATGGAATACCTTTTGTTCCGCCGACTTCACCTCAGAGTGCCGAAAACAGAGACAACAGTGTCGAACCGACAGGAAATGCCCTATCGTTTATCAATCCTCACGACATAGCATCCATTGAAGTCCTGAAAGACGCCTCAGCTACAGCCATCTACGGGTCACGTGGGGCAAACGGAGTTGTTATAATTACGACTAAACAGGGAGAAAAAGGAAAACCAAAAATAGAATTTACCACAAATATCAGTATTTCGTCGCTGAGGAAGAAAGTCGAAGTGTTGGATGCTTACCATTATGCACGATATCGCAACGAGCAACAGGATAATGGAGCCTTTTATGACGGAGGTTCATTCACACAATATACTTATCCCACACCGGGTATCTGGAAGTACACCACCAACAATGGAACTGTAGTAAACGGAGAATATACTCCTTCACCTGAAGATTTTTTGAGTCCGGGATGGTATAGCGGAACAGACCCGGCAGGAGGTGTATGGAACCAATGGGTAGAAGGAACCGACTGGCAGGATCAGATTTTCCAGACAGGTATATCCCAAGAGTATAACTTACAAATATCGGGAGCCAACGATCGTGGTAATTACTCTTTCTCAGGTAACTATACAACACAAGATGGAATTATTGAAAATACAGGTTTCGACCGTTATACCCTTAGAGCAAACATAGGGCAAAAAATAACAAGAAATATTACTGTAGGGCTTAATCTCAACTATACGAACTCGGTTACCGACTTTGCTAAAGGAAACTCCCTTGATTATAGCATACTTCGTTCAGCTCTACTTTACCCTTCAACAATATACTATGGCGATTATTCGCAAAGTGAAGATTTATTGTGGTTGTCGGCCAATCCACGGACATATGTTGAATCAGCCAAAAACGAATTGGCCAGTTCAAACATATTTGCATCCTCATACTTGAGTGTAAATTTGATGAAAGGGTTAACATTTCGTCAAAATCTCGGATTAAACAACTTTTTCAATGAACGAAGTACCTATTATAATCGTGACACGGGGGAAGGTCGATTAGGTACGACAAACGGCAGGGGAGGTTGGAGTGATAACAGGCGTTCGCATACGACAACCGAATCGATGTTGACTTTCAATAAAGTGTTCAACAAAATACACANTTATAATAAACCGTTACGGCACAAAAATGTTGCTGGTCTTTTGAATATGTCAGAAACAGCTTTTAGCCGTTTTGTAAAAAGATCTACAGGAGGACGCAATTATGTCGATTTACTTAATGATATACGTTTAGGATATGCATGCCGTATGCTTATTGACACTACAAACAATGTTGCTGAAATATGTTTTGCTTGCGGCTTTAATAATCTGTCAAACTTTAATAGAGTATTCAGGAAGAAGAAAAATTGTACCCCTAGCGAATTTCGCGAAAATTATCAAGGTACACGGATCTTGTTGTAA
- a CDS encoding TonB-dependent receptor: MTKDYLSRKDRKRFCLTYLSGKTTLVLSLMLFLFVLGNNTINSAENTIKVTGSEGIAQSPITITGKVVDKTGEPLIGVSVTVKNEKTGTITELDGSYKINVKNTDAILVFSYLGYLNQEIKVGNKNTINVTLDENTKMLDEVVVVGYGTMKKSDLSGAVVQVKADELLAGNPSSSINQALQGRLAGVSVTQDDGAPGGGINLQVRGINSFSTDSQPLYIVDGIPFVPPTSPQSAENRDNSVEPTGNALSFINPHDIASIEVLKDASATAIYGSRGANGVVIITTKQGEKGKPKIEFTTNISISSLRKKVEVLDAYHYARYRNEQQDNGAFYDGGSFTQYTYPTPGIWKYTTNNGTVVNGEYTPSPEDFLSPGWYSGTDPAGGVWNQWVEGTDWQDQIFQTGISQEYNLQISGANDRGNYSFSGNYTTQDGIIENTGFDRYTLRANIGQKITRNITVGLNLNYTNSVTDFAKGNSLDYSILRSALLYPSTIYYGDYSQSEDLLWLSANPRTYVESAKNELASSNIFASSYLSVNLMKGLTFRQNLGLNNFFNERSTYYNRDTGEGRLGTTNGRGGWSDNRRSHTTTESMLTFNKVFNKIHSLNVVGAVTFEQTMLTEKAMSASQFPTDFTENYDMGAALLPDALKSNRTRSRLFSVLGRTNYVLNNKYIFTASFRRDGSSKFHSAKFKYANFASGAFAWRASEEEFIKNLNIFDNLKLRLSFGQTGNQGIQDYQTMYTLKVSNYPIGGGQTSGFAGDHVYNENLKWETTDQYNAGIDFGFLNNRLSMTVDYYHKKTKDLLQNVKIPPSSGYGYRLVNFGTVTNEGLEFTVAYDILTGNPFKWSVNGNLSFNKNRISDLNADQFSNRLWYKADNVFIQRNGMPIGAIYGYVEDGFYDNEAEVRANPTYANADAATVKSMIGEIKYRENMDIIGDTNPDYTFGITNNFSWKDFTFSFFIQGVQGNDIFNGNLMNVTLYNTTNIPTAVYDGRWTSDTRETATWPKATNQPKRTWLISDRYIEDGSYIRLKNINIGYTFQKPKFCKDINSINVYASASNLLTITDYSWYDPDVNAFGSDPARRGVDIYSYPASRTFSFGLKVQF, translated from the coding sequence ATGACAAAAGACTATTTATCGAGAAAGGATCGGAAGAGGTTCTGCCTGACATATCTGTCTGGCAAAACGACCTTGGTATTAAGTTTAATGCTTTTCCTATTTGTGTTAGGCAATAATACGATAAACTCAGCTGAGAATACGATAAAAGTGACAGGTTCAGAAGGAATTGCTCAGAGTCCGATAACTATTACAGGAAAAGTAGTGGATAAAACCGGAGAACCTCTAATCGGAGTGAGTGTCACTGTAAAAAATGAAAAAACGGGAACTATTACAGAACTAGATGGTTCGTATAAAATTAATGTAAAGAATACGGATGCAATTCTCGTATTTTCTTATTTGGGGTATCTTAATCAGGAGATAAAAGTTGGCAACAAGAATACAATTAATGTAACTCTTGACGAAAATACGAAAATGCTGGATGAAGTAGTCGTTGTCGGATACGGAACAATGAAGAAGAGTGATTTATCAGGAGCAGTAGTCCAAGTAAAAGCAGACGAATTATTAGCCGGAAATCCGTCATCGAGTATCAATCAAGCTCTCCAAGGACGCTTAGCCGGCGTATCCGTAACACAAGACGATGGAGCTCCGGGAGGGGGGATTAATTTGCAGGTACGTGGCATCAACTCATTCTCAACAGATTCTCAACCATTATACATTGTGGATGGAATACCTTTTGTTCCGCCGACTTCACCTCAGAGTGCCGAAAACAGAGACAACAGTGTCGAACCGACAGGAAATGCCCTATCGTTTATCAATCCTCACGACATAGCATCCATTGAAGTCCTGAAAGACGCCTCAGCTACAGCCATCTACGGGTCACGTGGGGCAAACGGAGTTGTTATAATTACGACTAAACAGGGAGAAAAAGGAAAACCAAAAATAGAATTTACCACAAATATCAGTATTTCGTCGCTGAGGAAGAAAGTCGAAGTGTTGGATGCTTACCATTATGCACGATATCGCAACGAGCAACAGGATAATGGAGCCTTTTATGACGGAGGTTCATTCACACAATATACTTATCCCACACCGGGTATCTGGAAGTACACCACCAACAATGGAACTGTAGTAAACGGAGAATATACTCCTTCACCTGAAGATTTTTTGAGTCCGGGATGGTATAGCGGAACAGACCCGGCAGGAGGTGTATGGAACCAATGGGTAGAAGGAACCGACTGGCAGGATCAGATTTTCCAGACAGGTATATCCCAAGAGTATAACTTACAAATATCGGGAGCCAACGATCGTGGTAATTACTCTTTCTCAGGTAACTATACAACACAAGATGGAATTATTGAAAATACAGGTTTCGACCGTTATACCCTTAGAGCAAACATAGGGCAAAAAATAACAAGAAATATTACTGTAGGGCTTAATCTCAACTATACGAACTCGGTTACCGACTTTGCTAAAGGAAACTCCCTTGATTATAGCATACTTCGTTCAGCTCTACTTTACCCTTCAACAATATACTATGGCGATTATTCGCAAAGTGAAGATTTATTGTGGTTGTCGGCCAATCCACGGACATATGTTGAATCAGCCAAAAACGAATTGGCCAGTTCAAACATATTTGCATCCTCATACTTGAGTGTAAATTTGATGAAAGGGTTAACATTTCGTCAAAATCTCGGATTAAACAACTTTTTCAATGAACGAAGTACCTATTATAATCGTGACACGGGGGAAGGTCGATTAGGTACGACAAACGGCAGGGGAGGTTGGAGTGATAACAGGCGTTCGCATACGACAACCGAATCGATGTTGACTTTCAATAAAGTGTTCAACAAAATACACAGCCTTAATGTTGTCGGTGCTGTAACTTTCGAACAGACAATGCTTACCGAAAAAGCAATGAGTGCGTCTCAATTCCCAACCGATTTTACCGAGAATTATGATATGGGAGCTGCACTACTGCCCGATGCCCTAAAATCGAACAGGACAAGAAGCAGGCTGTTCTCTGTTTTGGGAAGAACTAATTATGTACTCAATAATAAATATATATTTACAGCCAGTTTCCGCCGTGACGGATCCTCTAAATTTCATTCCGCAAAGTTCAAATATGCAAATTTTGCATCGGGAGCTTTCGCATGGCGAGCCTCTGAGGAAGAATTTATTAAGAATCTGAATATTTTTGATAATCTAAAACTCAGATTAAGTTTTGGACAAACAGGAAATCAGGGTATCCAGGATTACCAAACCATGTATACCCTCAAAGTGTCAAATTACCCTATTGGTGGAGGTCAAACAAGTGGTTTCGCTGGGGATCATGTATATAATGAGAATCTGAAATGGGAAACAACCGATCAATATAATGCTGGCATTGATTTCGGATTTCTCAACAATCGCCTGAGTATGACAGTAGATTATTATCATAAAAAAACAAAGGACTTACTTCAGAATGTTAAAATCCCGCCATCATCAGGCTATGGTTATCGTCTTGTGAATTTCGGAACGGTAACCAATGAAGGGCTTGAATTCACAGTCGCATACGATATCTTGACAGGTAATCCGTTCAAATGGTCTGTAAACGGCAACCTATCTTTCAATAAAAATCGTATCAGCGATCTGAATGCAGATCAGTTTTCCAACAGGCTCTGGTATAAGGCCGATAATGTATTTATCCAGCGAAATGGAATGCCTATTGGTGCAATCTATGGTTATGTCGAGGACGGATTCTATGACAATGAGGCGGAAGTAAGGGCAAATCCTACTTATGCAAATGCGGATGCAGCCACAGTAAAATCAATGATAGGTGAGATAAAATATCGCGAAAACATGGATATTATCGGTGATACAAATCCTGATTATACATTCGGAATAACAAATAATTTTTCGTGGAAAGATTTTACTTTTAGCTTCTTTATTCAGGGCGTTCAGGGAAATGACATCTTCAATGGCAATTTAATGAATGTAACACTGTATAATACAACCAATATCCCGACTGCAGTATATGACGGTCGTTGGACTTCCGATACGCGTGAAACGGCTACTTGGCCTAAAGCCACTAATCAACCGAAAAGAACATGGTTGATATCGGACAGATATATCGAAGACGGATCGTATATCCGCCTGAAAAACATCAATATCGGATATACATTTCAAAAACCTAAATTTTGTAAAGACATAAACTCTATCAATGTTTATGCCAGTGCCAGCAATTTATTGACCATCACTGACTACAGCTGGTATGACCCTGATGTAAATGCTTTTGGATCCGATCCTGCCCGCAGGGGTGTTGATATATACTCATATCCTGCCAGCCGAACATTCTCGTTCGGATTAAAAGTGCAATTTTAA
- a CDS encoding L-fucose/L-arabinose isomerase family protein: MNEVVKEEKVLEQTLNSQMKLHHPQTANIGVFGIGYDVYWSQFEGLLDEMMEKLEVFIKKIPDDICVQNFGMIDSPEKAYEVVKNMKASNVDLLFCDMLTYGTSGTFATIARNINVPIVLVALQPLEAMDYTKASTYMQLMNDDICALPEFTGVALRLGKKAPYTIIGTLYDDSLVDNEINEYCKIAKVLHDLKNAQLGHIGHPLNSMLDMHTDPTMLTSFFGCHIVACEPNQLMACYEDVKEKDISEKEEQILNFFDTPDPESDPIAIKLKKEDLFIAAKVSVALENFIAKHRLDGLAYYYDGAANSELRRVMSNLIVGNSLLTARHIPMCGESDLKTLIALMIMDRLDIGGSFAEFHPVDFKEGFVLVGHDGPHNISIADGKPVLRSLKKYHGKPGYGAGVEFKIKEGPITILSINSTYNGKFKFVIAEGESVSGPIPPTGNTNTRGFFGSDIRSFLKKWVNEGPTHHFALGIGHHASTIAKIANILNIEYAIVHKD; the protein is encoded by the coding sequence ATGAATGAAGTTGTAAAAGAAGAGAAAGTCTTAGAACAGACATTGAATTCTCAAATGAAATTACATCATCCACAAACTGCCAATATAGGAGTCTTTGGTATTGGATATGATGTTTATTGGAGTCAATTTGAGGGATTGTTAGACGAAATGATGGAAAAACTGGAAGTCTTTATAAAAAAGATACCAGATGACATATGTGTCCAAAACTTTGGAATGATAGATTCTCCGGAAAAAGCATATGAAGTAGTGAAAAATATGAAGGCAAGCAATGTCGACCTCTTATTCTGCGATATGCTGACTTACGGTACATCGGGCACTTTTGCTACGATTGCGAGAAATATAAATGTGCCGATAGTCCTTGTGGCACTACAACCTCTTGAAGCAATGGATTACACCAAAGCATCAACCTATATGCAATTAATGAATGATGACATATGTGCACTCCCTGAATTTACAGGAGTAGCATTACGTCTTGGAAAAAAGGCACCATATACGATTATTGGAACACTGTATGATGATAGCCTTGTAGATAATGAAATAAACGAGTACTGTAAGATTGCAAAAGTATTGCATGATTTAAAGAATGCACAGTTAGGACACATCGGACATCCTCTTAATTCAATGCTCGATATGCATACTGACCCCACAATGTTAACGTCTTTTTTTGGATGTCATATCGTAGCATGCGAACCGAATCAACTAATGGCATGCTATGAGGATGTAAAAGAAAAAGATATTTCCGAAAAAGAAGAGCAAATATTAAATTTCTTCGATACCCCTGATCCAGAATCAGACCCAATTGCGATTAAATTAAAGAAAGAAGATTTGTTTATCGCTGCAAAGGTAAGCGTTGCACTTGAAAATTTCATTGCGAAACACAGACTGGATGGATTAGCCTATTATTACGATGGAGCGGCCAACAGTGAGTTGCGTCGGGTAATGTCTAATTTGATCGTTGGAAACTCTCTTCTTACAGCCCGACATATCCCTATGTGTGGAGAATCGGATCTGAAGACATTAATTGCTCTTATGATAATGGACAGATTAGATATCGGTGGCAGTTTTGCTGAATTTCATCCGGTCGATTTCAAGGAGGGTTTCGTTCTTGTCGGTCATGACGGACCACATAATATATCTATTGCAGATGGGAAGCCGGTATTGCGAAGCCTGAAGAAATATCATGGAAAACCAGGGTATGGAGCCGGAGTGGAATTTAAAATAAAGGAAGGTCCTATAACCATACTATCTATAAATTCAACTTACAACGGGAAGTTTAAATTTGTTATAGCAGAAGGAGAATCTGTCAGTGGCCCGATACCACCAACCGGAAATACAAATACACGTGGTTTCTTTGGATCAGATATAAGGAGTTTTCTCAAGAAATGGGTAAACGAGGGCCCTACACATCACTTTGCCTTAGGTATTGGACACCATGCATCGACAATTGCTAAAATAGCCAATATCTTGAATATTGAATATGCAATAGTTCATAAGGATTAA
- a CDS encoding RagB/SusD family nutrient uptake outer membrane protein, translating into MKKQFKYIGSIIGVLLIITSLSSCNDFLEEKPYAKINDGQIEDSNEGADMWAMGTYAGLSRMYTYDEFPRCIELDNDYVTGPNWAFGEMGSGNFQGSTNQPDPVWKLGYELINRGNEASYHVEKMVNTTPRHKENVLAEINFLKAYGYFLIVRAYGACPIYTSSINQGNDPNQPRRPITEVYAHIIELLIHAKDNLYKNTDPNFVEGRVNAGAAAAMLAKVYATIGSASMPSGIIKVKGGIPFTLSGTTKVFTNPQIVTVHKQQVAGYESFDSQEYYTLARDLAKEIVIEKLYGDHELIPYSSLWKKSGQNSKEHFFRLGTISGDSYFGALFWRAYCGQIVDGYVPSGGGLSHGLRDHWYKLFDDESDMRAIDGVMHRYVRENQAPYGTGSFYPNNEKWKIRATGKDANNNVVGDPIAPFNDGKSYSSGTGESNLAYVTKYTDVSNRAITRTDAMLPLLRYADVVLIYAEASNEIDGLNSDALEALNSIRRRSSATEFSIGNNVGDLETKEDFRSAVIEERAMELAYESDRRWDLIRWGIYLDVMNAIGSVDEINTNKKRESKHLLYPIPQDELLTNTAITENNPGWN; encoded by the coding sequence ATGAAAAAACAATTTAAATATATAGGATCAATTATCGGTGTTTTACTGATTATAACTTCACTTTCTTCCTGTAACGATTTTTTGGAGGAGAAGCCTTATGCCAAAATCAATGATGGACAGATAGAAGACTCGAATGAAGGAGCCGATATGTGGGCTATGGGTACATATGCCGGTCTGTCACGCATGTATACCTACGACGAATTTCCTCGATGCATCGAACTAGATAATGACTATGTTACAGGACCTAACTGGGCATTCGGAGAAATGGGATCAGGAAATTTCCAGGGATCTACAAATCAACCGGATCCGGTATGGAAACTCGGATATGAATTAATCAATCGGGGCAATGAAGCATCTTACCACGTCGAAAAAATGGTGAATACAACACCTCGTCATAAAGAGAATGTATTGGCTGAAATCAATTTTCTAAAGGCTTATGGATACTTCCTTATTGTAAGAGCCTACGGAGCTTGTCCGATTTATACATCATCTATCAATCAAGGCAACGACCCGAACCAACCTCGTCGTCCTATTACAGAGGTATATGCACATATAATAGAACTGTTGATTCATGCCAAAGATAATCTCTATAAGAACACAGATCCAAACTTTGTCGAAGGACGGGTAAATGCGGGGGCAGCAGCAGCAATGTTGGCTAAGGTATATGCAACTATAGGTTCTGCATCCATGCCTTCCGGAATAATTAAAGTTAAAGGTGGTATCCCGTTTACCCTGAGTGGAACGACTAAAGTATTTACTAACCCTCAGATTGTCACTGTTCACAAACAACAGGTGGCCGGATACGAATCATTCGATTCGCAAGAATATTATACCTTAGCTCGTGATTTGGCAAAAGAAATTGTAATAGAAAAACTTTACGGAGATCACGAACTTATACCCTATTCTTCATTGTGGAAGAAATCCGGTCAAAATAGTAAAGAGCATTTCTTCAGGTTGGGAACTATTTCCGGAGATAGTTATTTCGGAGCATTATTTTGGAGAGCATATTGCGGGCAGATCGTGGACGGATATGTACCTAGCGGTGGAGGACTGTCACATGGTTTGCGAGATCATTGGTATAAACTTTTTGATGACGAGAGTGATATGCGTGCGATTGATGGTGTTATGCATCGGTATGTCCGAGAGAATCAGGCTCCTTATGGGACAGGTTCATTTTATCCGAACAACGAAAAATGGAAAATAAGGGCCACTGGAAAAGATGCTAATAATAATGTAGTGGGAGACCCCATCGCTCCATTTAATGACGGGAAATCATACAGTTCGGGTACAGGAGAATCAAATCTAGCTTATGTCACAAAATATACAGATGTTTCCAATCGGGCGATAACTCGCACCGACGCTATGTTGCCATTGTTACGTTATGCTGATGTAGTTCTTATCTATGCTGAAGCATCGAATGAAATAGATGGGCTTAATTCCGATGCTTTAGAAGCATTAAACTCTATCCGGCGCAGAAGTAGTGCTACCGAATTCAGTATAGGAAATAATGTAGGGGATCTGGAAACAAAAGAAGATTTTCGTTCGGCTGTAATCGAAGAAAGAGCCATGGAACTGGCATATGAATCTGACAGACGCTGGGATTTGATCCGTTGGGGAATCTATTTAGATGTTATGAATGCAATCGGTTCGGTAGACGAAATAAATACAAACAAAAAGAGAGAGTCTAAGCACCTTTTATACCCGATCCCTCAGGATGAACTGTTGACAAATACAGCTATTACCGAGAATAATCCCGGTTGGAATTAA
- a CDS encoding glycan-binding surface protein — protein MKNKTLNYCSLIFCLTMFFISCNDIVTYNDNYDDESTSYGPPSINRIASIDDSEDNLSVVSFGQMLKIYGDNLSKVTSIKFNDQEVDIKEIYALSKQIVVPVPNTVPNEITNSVTVTTEKGTVTYPIKIAFPDLIITGFSLEFGNSGDVVDVLGENLRLYDLTPENGTALINGNPVTIVECTDTKMSFLVPEGINNNSVLTLSSTRITSVLGTEPIELPFRDTGIQFIDYGASYLTHNATKGLATDGTKNGDPIPLIAGMNLSRVSGTVANNSTHQMVASYGFNAPLTDSRYDDLRANPLDYELKYEIYVKEEVPITNSGARVRMAFNGMRPAVEFEWVPAASGIPYTTYDKWATRTSDGKYYLVNSSGVNTIKETANVFIFQYINGGLGVPTDVSVTNIRFAKKINIRRQQQ, from the coding sequence ATGAAAAATAAAACATTGAACTATTGTTCTCTTATATTTTGTTTAACAATGTTTTTTATCTCATGCAATGACATTGTTACATATAATGACAACTACGATGATGAATCAACATCGTACGGCCCCCCCAGCATTAATCGCATAGCATCGATAGATGATAGTGAAGATAATCTCTCCGTTGTAAGTTTTGGCCAAATGTTAAAAATATATGGTGATAATCTAAGTAAAGTTACATCTATCAAATTTAATGACCAGGAGGTTGATATAAAAGAAATATATGCACTTTCCAAACAAATAGTTGTACCGGTACCAAATACCGTTCCTAACGAAATTACAAATTCGGTAACAGTGACAACAGAAAAAGGAACAGTAACCTATCCGATAAAAATAGCTTTCCCCGATTTGATTATCACAGGCTTTTCCCTAGAGTTTGGCAATTCGGGCGATGTCGTAGATGTATTGGGAGAAAACCTGCGCTTATACGATTTAACTCCCGAAAATGGGACGGCATTGATAAACGGCAATCCGGTTACAATAGTGGAATGTACGGATACTAAAATGAGTTTTCTCGTGCCAGAAGGTATAAATAACAACTCGGTATTAACATTATCAAGTACCAGAATTACGAGCGTATTGGGAACTGAGCCAATTGAACTTCCATTTCGCGATACAGGAATCCAATTCATAGACTACGGAGCGTCATATCTGACCCATAATGCGACAAAAGGATTGGCTACCGACGGGACAAAAAACGGAGATCCTATTCCATTAATCGCAGGAATGAATCTGTCGCGTGTAAGCGGAACTGTTGCAAACAATAGTACACATCAAATGGTTGCGAGTTATGGGTTTAACGCTCCATTAACAGACTCACGGTATGATGATCTGAGAGCCAACCCATTGGACTATGAGCTCAAATATGAAATTTATGTAAAAGAGGAAGTTCCTATAACAAATTCCGGAGCTCGTGTACGAATGGCGTTTAATGGAATGAGACCTGCTGTCGAATTCGAATGGGTTCCTGCTGCCTCCGGTATTCCATATACAACATATGACAAATGGGCAACAAGAACTTCTGATGGGAAATACTACTTAGTTAATAGTTCCGGAGTAAATACAATTAAAGAAACAGCAAATGTATTTATTTTCCAATATATAAATGGAGGTTTAGGTGTTCCCACAGATGTATCAGTTACAAATATCCGTTTTGCAAAAAAGATAAATATCAGAAGGCAACAACAGTAA